GCGTTACGACGGCACGCCTTTCAGCGAGCCGTCGCGATGCGGTGCGAATGACGCCGGTTCCGGCGCCGCGGCATCGGCGGCCGGCACGAAGAACAGCGAACCGGTAACCGCGCGGCTGTAGTCGAGCAGGCGGTCGTAATTGCCGAATTCGGCAGCTATATCACTGGATATGCGCGCTCGCCGGCACTGATCAAACAGATACTCGAGAACGTGTTCGTGGCCACCTGCGTCGGTAGGTCCAACGTAGCAACTCTTTTTGCCGTTGAAAAGGTTGGCAGCCTGTGCCTAACACCGGCTGCCAACCGGATGATGAAACGAATAAATCGCTGTGTGATTTAGTCGAGCGG
The sequence above is a segment of the Dyadobacter sp. UC 10 genome. Coding sequences within it:
- a CDS encoding Dyp-type peroxidase domain-containing protein; this translates as MFDQCRRARISSDIAAEFGNYDRLLDYSRAVTGSLFFVPAADAAAPEPASFAPHRDGSLKGVPS